The Candidatus Methylomirabilota bacterium genome includes a window with the following:
- a CDS encoding ABC transporter permease has product MNGERSAASAAAMATPALALLEAPASIGRTRALWTVLRRKPLGAASAALIVFLVLTALFANVLAPYDPLETHPEIRLAPPSRAHLFGTDDIGRDVLSRIIHGSRISLWVGLLAVGIGTVAGMIIGLMSGYWEGRVDLVLQRVMDAVQAIPGLVLALAIVSVLTPNTTNAMIAIAIVIIPGNSRIVRGAVLSAKQNRYVEAAQALGCQHLAILTRHILPNVTAPILIIASIWLGNAILIEATLSFLGLGTQPPIPSWGLMLSSTGRAFMEQAPWLAIFPGLAISLAVLAFNLFGDTLRDAWDPKLRRQG; this is encoded by the coding sequence GTGAACGGTGAGCGCTCCGCCGCCTCGGCCGCCGCCATGGCCACGCCGGCGCTCGCGCTCCTCGAAGCGCCGGCCTCGATCGGACGCACGCGGGCGCTCTGGACGGTCCTGCGGCGCAAGCCGCTGGGGGCCGCCTCCGCCGCCCTCATCGTGTTCCTCGTCCTCACCGCGCTCTTCGCCAACGTGCTCGCGCCCTACGATCCCCTGGAGACGCATCCGGAGATCCGCCTCGCGCCGCCCAGCCGCGCGCACCTCTTCGGCACCGACGATATCGGCCGCGACGTGCTGAGCCGCATCATCCACGGCAGCCGCATCTCGCTGTGGGTCGGGCTGCTCGCGGTGGGCATCGGGACGGTGGCCGGCATGATCATCGGGCTCATGTCGGGCTACTGGGAGGGACGGGTGGACCTCGTCCTCCAACGGGTGATGGACGCGGTGCAGGCGATTCCCGGCCTCGTCCTGGCGCTGGCCATCGTGTCCGTGCTGACCCCGAACACGACCAACGCAATGATCGCGATCGCCATCGTGATCATCCCCGGCAACTCGCGCATCGTGCGGGGGGCGGTGCTCTCCGCCAAGCAGAACCGCTACGTCGAGGCGGCGCAGGCCCTCGGCTGCCAGCACCTCGCCATCCTGACCCGCCACATCTTGCCCAACGTCACCGCGCCCATTCTCATCATTGCCTCCATCTGGCTCGGCAATGCCATCCTCATCGAGGCCACGCTGTCCTTCCTGGGCCTCGGAACGCAGCCGCCCATCCCATCCTGGGGACTCATGCTCAGCAGCACCGGGAGGGCGTTCATGGAGCAGGCGCCGTGGCTGGCCATCTTTCCGGGGCTGGCCATCAGCCTCGCTGTGCTCGCGTTCAACCTCTTCGGGGACACCCTGCGTGACGCCTGGGACCCGAAGCTCCGACGTCAAGGCTAG